A region from the Lolium perenne isolate Kyuss_39 chromosome 4, Kyuss_2.0, whole genome shotgun sequence genome encodes:
- the LOC127292264 gene encoding blue copper protein, whose product MHRKGGSAVIAVVLALAGMAATSSAAVYKVGGASGWTILGNVNYTDWAGKNTFHVGDIIEFKYPQGIHNVLEVKKADYNSCTNSTPIATHTSGDDKVTIKSPGHRFFICGVPGHCAAGQKLNVRVLKTQRPRSSDAPSPAPAASASAPAPAAASPRADGQTASTPPAASGTTSDGGATTSAPAPNANGAGIVSAGYPAFAALAVAVAVSMTMLQY is encoded by the exons ATGCACCGCAAGGGAGGCAGCGCGGTGATAGCCGTGGTGCTGGCGCTGGCCGGCATGGCGGCAACCTCGTCGGCGGCTGTCTACAAGGTTGGCGGCGCCTCCGGGTGGACAATCCTCGGCAATGTCAACTACACCGACTGGGCTGGGAAGAACACCTTCCATGTGGGAGATATCATAG AGTTCAAGTACCCGCAGGGCATCCACAATGTGCTGGAGGTGAAGAAGGCAGACTACAACAGCTGCACCAACTCGACGCCCATCGCCACGCACACCTCCGGCGACGACAAGGTCACCATCAAGAGCCCCGGCCACCGCTTCTTCATCTGCGGCGTGCCGGGACACTGCGCCGCCGGCCAGAAGCTCAACGTCCGCGTGCTCAAGACGCAGCGGCCGCGCTCCTCTGACGCCCCTTCCCCGGCTCCCGCCGCGTCCGCCTCTGCGCCGGCGCCAGCAGCGGCTTCCCCGCGCGCGGACGGCCAGACAGCCTCGACGCCCCCCGCCGCGTCGGGGACAACGTCGGACGGAGGGGCCACGACGAGCGCGCCCGCGCCGAACGCCAACGGCGCCGGCATCGTCAGCGCAGGGTACCCGGCTTTTGCGGCATTGGCCGTGGCCGTGGCCGTGTCCATGACGATGTTACAGTACTAG